A genomic stretch from Petrimonas mucosa includes:
- a CDS encoding TlpA family protein disulfide reductase: MTKQLLYVLLVAAVCFSCNRAEKKSSIASHNTIQESDARQYLVKVGDPAPDFEMSLPDGKKVRLSDLRGKVVMLQFTASWCGVCRKEMPHIERDIWQNHKDNPQFALFGIDREEPAEKIQVLRDATGVTYPIGMDPDGGIFGLYAEKDAGITRNVIIDREGKIVMLTRLFEEEEFGQMVSLIDRMVNGGSEE, from the coding sequence ATGACAAAGCAGTTACTTTATGTTCTACTGGTCGCAGCGGTATGCTTTTCCTGCAACCGGGCAGAAAAGAAGAGCAGTATTGCCTCTCACAATACCATACAGGAGAGTGACGCGCGTCAATACCTGGTAAAGGTGGGAGACCCTGCTCCCGATTTTGAGATGAGTCTCCCCGACGGCAAGAAGGTGAGGCTCTCCGATTTGCGTGGAAAAGTGGTGATGCTGCAATTTACAGCAAGCTGGTGCGGAGTCTGCCGAAAGGAGATGCCACATATCGAGCGTGATATCTGGCAGAATCACAAGGATAATCCTCAGTTTGCACTCTTTGGCATCGACCGTGAAGAACCGGCAGAGAAGATTCAGGTTCTCCGCGACGCTACGGGCGTTACTTATCCCATCGGTATGGATCCCGACGGGGGAATTTTCGGGCTGTATGCCGAGAAGGATGCCGGCATCACCCGTAATGTTATTATTGATCGGGAGGGTAAGATCGTGATGCTTACCCGGTTGTTTGAAGAAGAGGAATTCGGCCAGATGGTTTCCTTGATCGACAGGATGGTGAATGGCGGGAGTGAAGAGTGA
- a CDS encoding cell division ATP-binding protein FtsE: MSEGILLQYTGVQLNREENIILRDVDLKVNRGDFLYIIGKVGSGKSTLLKSMYAEIPIEKGDARVFDYRLQDLKRKEIPYLRRKIGIVFQDFQLLIDRTVEKNLEFVLRATGWKEKGAISNRINEVLVQVGMQNKTYKMPHELSGGEQQRIVIARALLNSPLLILADEPTGNLDPETGSQIVDLLQQISATGTAVIMSTHNYSIVQTFPGRIMKCEEMGLVDLNHPA, encoded by the coding sequence ATGAGTGAAGGTATTTTGTTGCAATATACTGGTGTTCAACTAAACAGAGAGGAAAATATAATTTTACGCGATGTAGACCTGAAGGTTAACCGGGGAGATTTCCTGTACATTATCGGTAAAGTGGGGTCGGGGAAAAGTACCCTGCTCAAGAGCATGTATGCCGAGATACCGATCGAGAAGGGCGATGCACGTGTCTTCGATTACCGGCTTCAGGACCTGAAGAGAAAAGAGATCCCTTACCTGCGACGGAAGATCGGCATCGTTTTCCAAGATTTTCAGCTCCTGATCGACCGTACGGTTGAGAAGAACCTGGAGTTTGTACTCCGGGCCACCGGCTGGAAAGAGAAGGGAGCCATCAGTAACCGTATCAATGAGGTTCTGGTGCAGGTTGGCATGCAGAACAAGACCTACAAGATGCCTCACGAACTTTCGGGAGGTGAACAGCAGCGCATTGTAATTGCCCGGGCGTTGCTCAACTCGCCCCTGCTTATCCTCGCCGATGAACCTACCGGCAATCTCGATCCGGAGACAGGCAGCCAGATCGTCGATCTGTTACAGCAGATCTCCGCAACAGGTACTGCTGTAATCATGTCTACCCACAACTATTCCATTGTCCAGACCTTCCCGGGGCGTATCATGAAGTGCGAGGAGATGGGGCTGGTCGACTTGAACCACCCTGCCTGA
- a CDS encoding dihydroorotate dehydrogenase translates to MDRLSVKIGNLKLQNPVTTASGTFGYGVEYADFVDLDRLGAIFVKGTTVEPREGNDYPRMAETPSGMLNSVGLQNRGVDYFVGQIYPGIKDYNTHIVVNVSGSTLEDYVQCAQKLVDLEKVPAIELNISCPNVKEGGMAFGTSCRSAAAVTRAVRDVYPKTLIVKLSPNVTDIAEIARAVEDEGADSVSLVNTFLGMAIDAERRRPRLSTVTGGLSGPCIKPIALRMVWQVYNAVKIPVIGMGGISSATDAIEFMLAGSTAIQIGTYNFIDPAISMKVIDGIEDYLKRHKLNSVSEIIGKLEI, encoded by the coding sequence ATGGATAGATTAAGTGTAAAGATAGGTAATCTGAAGTTGCAAAACCCCGTGACCACGGCATCCGGTACTTTCGGTTACGGAGTGGAATATGCCGATTTTGTCGATCTGGACCGGCTGGGAGCAATTTTTGTGAAGGGGACCACGGTGGAGCCCAGAGAGGGGAACGATTACCCGAGGATGGCCGAAACCCCCTCCGGGATGCTCAACTCCGTCGGACTGCAAAACAGGGGGGTGGACTACTTTGTCGGGCAGATCTATCCCGGAATCAAGGACTACAATACCCATATCGTCGTCAACGTATCGGGTTCCACCCTCGAAGATTACGTGCAATGTGCCCAAAAATTGGTCGACCTGGAGAAGGTTCCCGCCATCGAACTGAACATCTCCTGCCCCAATGTAAAAGAGGGCGGAATGGCTTTCGGTACCTCCTGCCGGTCGGCCGCAGCGGTGACCAGGGCAGTGCGGGATGTCTATCCCAAAACGTTGATCGTGAAACTGTCGCCCAACGTCACCGATATTGCCGAGATTGCCCGAGCGGTTGAAGATGAAGGAGCCGACTCGGTCTCGCTGGTAAACACCTTCCTGGGAATGGCCATCGATGCAGAGAGAAGAAGACCCCGGCTCTCCACGGTGACCGGGGGATTGTCGGGTCCATGCATCAAGCCGATCGCACTGCGCATGGTATGGCAGGTCTACAATGCCGTAAAGATCCCGGTTATCGGAATGGGAGGAATCTCAAGCGCTACCGATGCCATTGAATTTATGCTGGCGGGCTCTACAGCCATACAGATCGGCACCTATAACTTTATCGACCCCGCAATTTCGATGAAGGTGATCGATGGTATTGAGGACTATCTCAAGAGGCATAAGCTGAATTCAGTCAGCGAAATAATAGGCAAACTTGAAATTTAA
- a CDS encoding dihydroorotate dehydrogenase electron transfer subunit has product MMKVLDFIVRSNESLNYQNNLIKVAPIDNEPLPEMLPGQFVQVLVDNSNAIFLRRPISINFVARERNEIWLLVQRVGEGTRKICESAVGQKLNLVFPLGNSFTIPQRAGSYLLVGGGVGTAPLLFLGKKLSEKGFIPQFLLGGRTGRDILQLSEFEALGSVSCTTEDGSLGEKGYVTDHSILRENRFDFIYTCGPKPMMVEVARYANATGSGCEVSLENLMACGFGACLCCVEKTTRGNRCACTDGPVFNINELTWID; this is encoded by the coding sequence ATGATGAAAGTACTCGATTTCATAGTCCGCTCAAACGAATCGCTCAACTACCAGAACAACCTGATCAAGGTTGCCCCGATCGACAACGAACCGCTGCCTGAAATGCTTCCAGGGCAGTTTGTACAGGTGCTGGTGGACAATTCCAACGCCATATTTCTCCGTAGACCCATATCTATCAACTTCGTAGCGAGGGAGAGGAATGAGATCTGGCTGCTGGTACAGCGTGTGGGTGAAGGGACCCGAAAAATATGCGAGTCAGCCGTCGGCCAGAAACTCAATCTGGTCTTCCCGCTCGGCAACTCCTTTACAATTCCCCAGCGTGCGGGCAGCTATCTGCTTGTGGGTGGAGGTGTGGGTACGGCCCCCCTGCTTTTTCTGGGTAAAAAGCTGAGTGAAAAAGGGTTTATCCCTCAATTTCTGCTGGGTGGCCGTACCGGCAGAGATATTCTTCAACTCAGCGAATTTGAGGCGTTGGGGAGCGTCAGCTGCACCACCGAAGATGGATCATTGGGGGAAAAAGGGTATGTGACCGACCACTCCATCTTGCGTGAGAACAGATTTGATTTCATCTATACGTGCGGACCCAAGCCGATGATGGTGGAAGTAGCCCGCTATGCAAATGCAACCGGGAGCGGCTGTGAAGTATCGCTCGAAAACCTTATGGCATGCGGTTTTGGGGCCTGCCTCTGCTGCGTAGAAAAGACAACCCGGGGAAACCGTTGTGCCTGTACCGATGGTCCCGTCTTTAACATCAATGAACTCACATGGATAGATTAA
- the ung gene encoding uracil-DNA glycosylase, with product MNVKIEESWKQRLSNEFEKPYFKALTDFVRQEYSTRTVYPPAKLIFNAFDQCPFDQVKVVIVGQDPYHEPGQANGLCFSVNDGVDIPPSLVNIYKEIRDDLGRPVPTSGNLERWSRQGVLLLNATLTVRAHQAGSHQHKGWEEFTDNVIHHLATERENLVFILWGAYAQKKGAAVDTNRHLVLKSPHPSPLSAHRGFFGNKHFSKANAYLISKGITPIEW from the coding sequence ATGAATGTAAAAATTGAAGAGAGCTGGAAACAACGGTTAAGTAACGAGTTTGAAAAACCCTATTTCAAGGCACTGACCGATTTTGTCCGCCAGGAGTATTCCACACGAACAGTCTATCCACCGGCAAAGCTGATTTTCAACGCATTCGACCAATGTCCGTTTGATCAGGTAAAAGTGGTCATTGTAGGTCAGGATCCCTATCACGAACCGGGCCAGGCCAATGGATTGTGTTTCTCGGTCAACGACGGAGTGGATATTCCCCCGTCGCTCGTCAATATCTACAAGGAGATCCGTGATGACCTGGGCAGGCCGGTTCCAACATCGGGTAACCTGGAGAGGTGGAGCAGGCAGGGTGTCCTCCTGCTGAATGCGACGCTCACCGTCAGGGCCCATCAGGCCGGTTCGCATCAGCATAAAGGGTGGGAGGAGTTTACCGATAACGTCATCCATCACCTGGCCACCGAGCGGGAAAATCTGGTTTTTATCCTTTGGGGGGCCTATGCCCAGAAAAAAGGGGCGGCAGTCGATACGAATAGACATCTTGTATTGAAATCTCCACACCCTTCGCCATTGTCTGCTCACCGTGGATTCTTTGGAAACAAGCATTTTAGCAAAGCAAACGCCTATTTGATATCAAAAGGCATTACTCCTATCGAGTGGTAG
- a CDS encoding S41 family peptidase, whose protein sequence is MKKIPFLILILLVTTTAMGQTTQADKNKRYFDINKSIDIFNSVIRELDMFYVDSVKVDSLINSTIRTMLARMDPYTEYYAEENIKDLQFMTTGEYGGIGAIISYNDNRVVINEPYKGLPADRAGLKAGDTILQIDGSDMRKATVKEVSDKLKGMPGTSLKLRIHRPGEKKSREMKLVREKIEIDPITYADVLNDNVGYLHFSGFTNGSSDRVKETVLDLKRRGAESLVIDLRGNGGGILDEAVNVVNLFVKKGVEIVSTRGKVKQWDRSYRTQYQPIDTLMPIVVLIDTGSASASEIVAGSLQDLDRAVIIGNRSFGKGLVQTPRDLPYGGNIKITTSKYYIPSGRCIQALDYSHRNPDGSVARVPDSLTQVFRTRNGREVRDGGGIIPDYVIPQEKSGTIGYYLLADNIIFNFVTEWAMKHPTVDAPESFQLSDADYEEFKQYVKGRDFQYDQMSNRSLQSLKEIMEFEGYFSNASEEFNALKKKLQPDLDRDLELFGKEIRKMIETEIMQRYYYKEGVLMYELRDDPVLKKAREVLKNRELYDRTLQPQPERA, encoded by the coding sequence ATGAAAAAAATTCCTTTTCTTATATTGATCCTGCTGGTAACGACAACCGCAATGGGGCAGACTACGCAAGCCGACAAGAACAAACGGTATTTCGATATCAACAAGAGCATCGACATTTTCAATTCCGTTATCAGGGAGCTGGATATGTTCTATGTAGACAGCGTGAAGGTGGATAGCTTGATCAACAGTACCATACGGACCATGCTCGCCCGGATGGATCCCTATACGGAGTACTACGCAGAAGAGAACATCAAAGATCTTCAATTCATGACAACAGGCGAATATGGGGGTATTGGAGCGATCATCTCCTATAACGACAACCGGGTGGTGATCAACGAACCCTATAAGGGGCTTCCGGCAGACAGGGCCGGCCTGAAAGCCGGCGACACCATCCTTCAGATTGATGGTTCGGATATGAGAAAGGCTACGGTGAAGGAGGTCAGCGACAAGCTGAAAGGGATGCCGGGCACCTCACTGAAACTGAGGATTCACCGTCCCGGCGAGAAAAAATCGCGGGAAATGAAGCTGGTACGCGAGAAAATCGAGATCGATCCCATTACATATGCCGATGTATTGAACGACAATGTTGGCTATCTCCACTTTTCAGGTTTCACCAACGGCAGTTCCGACAGGGTAAAGGAGACGGTTCTGGACCTGAAGAGGAGGGGTGCCGAATCGCTGGTGATCGATCTTCGCGGAAACGGTGGTGGTATCTTGGATGAAGCTGTCAATGTTGTAAACCTTTTCGTGAAGAAAGGTGTGGAGATCGTCTCCACCCGGGGAAAGGTGAAGCAATGGGACAGGTCGTACCGAACCCAATACCAGCCGATCGACACGCTTATGCCGATCGTGGTGCTTATCGATACAGGTTCGGCCTCGGCCTCCGAGATTGTTGCCGGATCGCTGCAGGACCTGGACCGGGCAGTTATCATCGGGAACCGCTCTTTCGGCAAGGGGCTGGTGCAGACGCCGCGTGACCTGCCGTACGGAGGAAACATCAAGATCACCACTTCGAAATATTATATCCCCAGCGGACGTTGCATTCAAGCACTCGACTATTCACACCGCAATCCTGACGGCTCGGTGGCGCGTGTACCCGACAGCCTGACCCAGGTTTTCAGGACCAGAAACGGGCGTGAAGTGCGTGACGGCGGCGGCATTATCCCCGATTATGTCATTCCGCAGGAAAAGAGCGGTACAATCGGATACTATCTGCTTGCCGACAACATTATCTTCAATTTCGTGACCGAGTGGGCAATGAAGCATCCCACTGTGGATGCACCCGAAAGTTTCCAGCTTTCGGATGCCGACTACGAAGAGTTCAAACAGTATGTGAAGGGACGCGATTTTCAGTACGACCAGATGAGCAACCGTTCGTTGCAATCGTTGAAGGAGATCATGGAGTTTGAGGGATATTTTTCAAATGCCTCGGAAGAGTTCAACGCTCTGAAGAAGAAGCTGCAACCCGATCTCGACCGGGATCTGGAGCTTTTCGGGAAGGAGATCCGGAAGATGATCGAAACCGAGATCATGCAACGGTACTACTATAAGGAGGGGGTATTGATGTACGAGCTCCGCGACGATCCTGTACTGAAGAAAGCCAGGGAGGTGCTGAAGAACAGGGAACTCTACGACCGGACACTCCAGCCCCAGCCGGAGAGAGCATAA
- a CDS encoding N-acetylmuramoyl-L-alanine amidase-like domain-containing protein, with amino-acid sequence MKRAATLPILILFASLPFVTTFSQTVDFKAEDREIFERYAKYIAPYRSQTLEMILHHTAVYFLGTPYVGGTLDRNNTEKVVINLREMDCVTFVESVIALALTAASDDLSFDQFAARIERIRYRNGIAGGYDSRLHYTSDWVYDNVRKGILSESARQLGGIRETKPIDFMTAHRSAYRALEKDDEMLGKIRAIEESINARGGFYYLPKGEIESKKDAIPHMAMIAFTTSVEGLDTSHTAFAYKSEGRLTFIHASSARKKVVIDETTLSDYCERQKSCTGIMVMPVLGDHSNE; translated from the coding sequence ATGAAACGTGCAGCAACCCTTCCTATACTGATATTATTCGCCTCATTGCCCTTTGTCACCACCTTTTCACAGACGGTCGACTTCAAGGCGGAGGATCGTGAGATTTTCGAGCGGTATGCGAAATATATCGCTCCCTACCGGTCGCAAACGCTGGAGATGATATTGCACCATACTGCCGTTTACTTTCTCGGCACGCCTTATGTCGGAGGGACACTGGACAGGAACAATACCGAAAAGGTAGTGATCAACCTGAGGGAGATGGACTGCGTCACTTTTGTGGAGTCGGTAATCGCCCTTGCCCTTACAGCTGCTTCCGATGACCTTTCGTTCGATCAATTTGCTGCAAGGATAGAGCGGATCAGGTACCGGAACGGAATTGCCGGCGGGTATGATTCCCGGTTGCACTATACCTCCGACTGGGTGTACGACAACGTCAGGAAGGGAATCCTGTCGGAATCGGCCAGGCAGTTGGGTGGAATCCGCGAGACGAAACCGATCGATTTCATGACCGCGCACCGGTCCGCCTACCGCGCACTGGAAAAAGATGATGAGATGCTGGGAAAGATCAGGGCGATCGAAGAGTCTATCAATGCCAGGGGTGGGTTCTACTACCTCCCCAAAGGCGAAATCGAGTCAAAAAAGGATGCTATACCGCACATGGCCATGATCGCCTTCACAACCTCCGTAGAGGGTCTCGATACGTCGCATACCGCTTTTGCCTACAAGAGCGAGGGGAGGCTGACCTTTATCCATGCCTCCAGCGCCAGGAAAAAAGTGGTGATCGACGAGACGACGTTGAGCGACTATTGTGAACGGCAGAAGTCGTGCACCGGAATCATGGTGATGCCGGTGCTGGGAGATCATTCCAACGAATGA
- a CDS encoding VanZ family protein, with amino-acid sequence MKSNFRHILLPVLVGFLIFIVTCLLRSDDVPDLPQVVAWDKVAHYGMFFVLSAVSLFDYYQLHGGRPRMGRWLFWGGVLPVIYGGMIELMQKYFFSTRSAEMADFVADLLGSATAVLIALFLYQRRRKQEKKLSL; translated from the coding sequence ATGAAGAGTAACTTCCGCCATATTCTCCTTCCCGTTCTAGTCGGTTTCCTGATATTCATAGTAACTTGCCTGCTCCGGTCGGACGATGTTCCCGATCTGCCACAGGTTGTGGCGTGGGACAAAGTTGCCCATTACGGGATGTTCTTCGTCCTGTCGGCCGTCTCCCTGTTCGATTATTACCAGCTGCATGGCGGTCGCCCCAGGATGGGACGCTGGTTATTTTGGGGAGGTGTTCTGCCTGTTATCTACGGCGGGATGATCGAATTGATGCAGAAGTACTTCTTCAGCACCCGGAGTGCCGAGATGGCCGATTTTGTGGCAGATCTCCTGGGTTCGGCCACCGCCGTGCTGATCGCTCTCTTTTTATATCAACGGAGACGAAAACAGGAAAAAAAACTATCTTTGTAG
- a CDS encoding MgtC/SapB family protein, translating into MSTLEFVFRLLAAVASGGAVGLERQINNKSAGFRTNTLVAMGASIYVLINVILTQDGGDPTRIIGQIVTGIGFLGAGVILHKGINVQGLTTAATIWCSAALGSLAGLGMYLELLISTLLIILINTTFKRADRWFMGEKKKKKTKNSDDHSLE; encoded by the coding sequence ATGTCAACATTGGAGTTTGTTTTTCGCCTGCTGGCGGCTGTTGCTTCAGGTGGCGCAGTGGGACTTGAACGTCAGATCAACAACAAGAGTGCCGGATTCCGCACCAATACCCTGGTAGCAATGGGCGCATCTATCTATGTGCTGATCAACGTGATTCTAACCCAAGATGGCGGCGATCCTACCCGGATAATCGGTCAGATCGTCACGGGAATCGGTTTTCTGGGAGCCGGTGTTATCCTTCACAAGGGTATAAATGTACAGGGACTTACCACCGCCGCCACCATATGGTGCAGCGCTGCCCTGGGGTCACTTGCGGGACTGGGCATGTACCTGGAGCTGCTGATCTCCACGCTGTTGATCATCCTTATCAACACCACGTTCAAGAGGGCAGACCGGTGGTTTATGGGTGAAAAGAAGAAGAAGAAAACCAAAAACAGTGACGATCATTCGTTGGAATGA
- the asnA gene encoding aspartate--ammonia ligase, giving the protein MSNLIIPKGYKPLLNLRQTELGIKKIKDFFQLNLASELRLRRVTAPLFVAKGTGINDDLNGVERPVSFPIKDMNDTVAEIVHSLAKWKRMTLADYGIEKGYGIYTDMNAIRADEELDNLHSLYVDQWDWELVIDESERRVSFLKDIVRRIYSAMLRTEYLVHEAFPRLIPELPREITFISSEELLQRYPDLSPKEREDVITKACGAVFIIGIGGKLSNGEPHDGRSADYDDWTTLNEEGFEGLNGDLLVWNSVLGRAMELSSMGIRVDREALLKQLKIKNEEGKLELFFHKRLINGELPLSIGGGIGQSRLCMYYLRKAHIGEIQASIWPKEMRKEAADNDIFLI; this is encoded by the coding sequence ATGTCAAATCTGATCATTCCAAAAGGATACAAACCCCTGTTAAACCTTAGACAGACGGAGCTGGGAATCAAGAAAATCAAGGATTTTTTCCAACTGAATCTGGCATCGGAGCTTCGATTGCGCCGTGTTACTGCACCGCTTTTCGTGGCAAAAGGTACCGGTATCAACGACGATCTGAACGGGGTGGAGCGCCCGGTCAGTTTCCCCATCAAGGATATGAACGATACCGTTGCCGAGATTGTCCACTCTCTGGCCAAATGGAAACGGATGACCCTGGCCGATTATGGAATTGAAAAGGGATACGGTATCTATACCGATATGAATGCCATCCGGGCTGACGAAGAGCTCGACAATCTCCATTCATTATATGTCGACCAGTGGGATTGGGAGTTGGTTATCGACGAGAGCGAGCGGCGGGTCTCTTTCCTGAAGGATATTGTGAGACGAATCTACAGCGCCATGCTCCGGACCGAATATCTGGTGCATGAAGCCTTTCCCCGGTTGATACCCGAACTCCCGCGGGAGATCACCTTTATCTCGTCCGAAGAGCTGTTGCAGCGATATCCCGATCTCTCCCCCAAGGAGCGTGAGGATGTCATCACTAAAGCGTGCGGTGCCGTATTCATCATCGGCATTGGCGGGAAGTTGTCCAACGGGGAACCCCACGATGGCAGATCTGCCGATTACGACGACTGGACAACGCTCAACGAGGAGGGTTTTGAGGGATTGAACGGCGATCTGCTAGTCTGGAACTCGGTACTCGGAAGAGCGATGGAACTCTCCTCAATGGGAATCCGTGTAGACCGGGAGGCGTTGCTGAAGCAGTTGAAGATCAAAAATGAGGAGGGAAAACTGGAGCTCTTTTTCCATAAACGGCTGATCAACGGTGAACTGCCACTCTCCATTGGAGGAGGAATCGGGCAGTCACGCCTCTGCATGTACTACCTTCGCAAAGCGCACATTGGGGAGATCCAGGCCAGTATTTGGCCGAAAGAGATGCGGAAGGAGGCGGCCGACAACGACATTTTTCTGATTTAG
- a CDS encoding CapA family protein — protein sequence MATRLTAMILLLFLIFPLSQAQEKQVRLLFAGDAMQHLPQIEAARTAEGYSYDSCFYLLKERVESADIACLNFETTLAGKPYTGYPLFSAPDQFAIALKDAGFDLFFLANNHIVDKGQRGLERTIRVLDSIGIKHTGVFRSKESRGLNYPLMIIRNGIRMAFLNYTYDTNGLVVAPPNIVNSMDTVQIKRDLRLTRLYYPDMVIANMHWGNEYSTTPSREQRDLASFLVRNGVSIIIGNHPHVVQPIVANRRDGNIESVVYYSLGNFISNQQRPNTDGGAIAEIVIVKENENSPARIASCDYSLVWVRKFSEDGRLKYRLIPVEIDEKEVIPEMSPDEWQRMSAFASDMNQLIGSF from the coding sequence ATGGCCACCCGTTTGACAGCCATGATCCTGCTTCTGTTCCTGATTTTTCCGCTTTCTCAAGCCCAGGAGAAACAGGTAAGGCTGCTCTTTGCCGGTGATGCCATGCAGCATCTACCGCAGATAGAAGCTGCCCGGACAGCGGAGGGGTACAGTTACGACTCCTGCTTCTATCTGCTGAAGGAGAGGGTCGAGTCGGCCGACATCGCCTGTCTCAACTTCGAGACCACGTTGGCCGGTAAACCCTATACGGGATATCCGCTATTCAGCGCGCCCGATCAGTTCGCCATTGCACTGAAAGATGCCGGATTTGATCTCTTTTTTCTGGCCAACAATCATATAGTCGACAAGGGCCAAAGAGGATTGGAGCGTACCATCAGGGTGTTAGACTCGATCGGGATAAAGCATACCGGAGTATTCCGTTCGAAGGAGAGCCGGGGGTTGAACTACCCCCTGATGATCATTAGGAATGGTATCCGGATGGCCTTTCTGAACTATACCTACGACACCAACGGGCTTGTGGTTGCACCGCCCAATATCGTAAACAGTATGGATACAGTGCAGATAAAGCGGGATCTCCGCCTGACGAGGCTATATTATCCCGATATGGTCATTGCCAACATGCACTGGGGGAACGAGTACAGCACAACTCCCAGCCGCGAACAGCGTGACCTGGCCAGTTTTCTTGTCAGAAATGGAGTCTCTATCATTATCGGCAACCATCCGCACGTGGTTCAGCCGATTGTCGCCAACCGCCGGGATGGAAATATCGAAAGCGTGGTTTACTATTCACTCGGCAACTTTATCTCCAATCAACAAAGGCCAAATACCGACGGCGGGGCAATAGCCGAGATTGTGATTGTGAAGGAGAACGAGAATAGCCCGGCCAGGATAGCCTCTTGCGATTATTCGCTGGTCTGGGTAAGGAAATTTAGTGAAGACGGGAGACTGAAATACAGGTTAATCCCTGTAGAGATAGATGAAAAGGAGGTTATTCCGGAAATGAGTCCGGATGAGTGGCAAAGAATGAGTGCCTTTGCCTCCGACATGAACCAACTCATAGGATCTTTTTAA
- a CDS encoding DUF4870 domain-containing protein — MKYEDLKILDQLREKGSITEEEYQREKAKILNESPSSSFSGSKPLFGMAEKSYLMLMHLSQLLGLVIPFAGFAVPVLLWIANKENNPNVDLHGKNILNFTISYLIYTAILAITIIGIPLLFVLGVAYLIFVIMASVKANNGEYWRYPFIIQFFK; from the coding sequence ATGAAATACGAAGATTTGAAAATCCTGGATCAGCTCCGTGAAAAAGGGAGCATAACCGAAGAGGAGTACCAGCGTGAAAAGGCAAAGATACTGAACGAGAGTCCCTCTTCATCTTTTTCGGGGAGCAAGCCCCTTTTCGGAATGGCGGAAAAGAGCTACCTGATGTTGATGCATCTCTCCCAATTGCTGGGACTGGTGATTCCGTTCGCCGGTTTTGCGGTGCCCGTTCTCCTCTGGATAGCCAACAAGGAGAACAATCCCAACGTGGATCTGCATGGCAAGAACATATTGAATTTCACGATCAGTTACCTCATCTACACTGCGATACTGGCGATTACCATTATCGGTATACCACTGCTCTTCGTTCTGGGTGTGGCTTACCTGATCTTTGTCATTATGGCCTCCGTCAAAGCCAACAATGGCGAATATTGGAGATATCCATTTATTATTCAATTTTTTAAATGA